The DNA sequence TTAAAGAAGACATCTTTAGTGCTTCCTTTCTGATTATACCTTGCTTTTTCAGCTTCTTCCACGACTGATCCAAAGCCTCTCCTGACATATTTCTTAATAAAGTTCCCGTAAGCCATCAAGTTTTGCATTCATGAGCTCCGTTATCATATAAAATTGAAGTTTTCTCGGCATATTTAAACTGAGCTCCAAGCTCACACCCAAAATTCTTGGTTGTGTATAAGCAGCAGGCCTGCCTTGGACAGGCCTTAGCAATATCAACCATTTTAACAACATTAATTTGATGCATTTCCATGTCTGACAGCAACACATTGTACATTCCCATGTCCACATTATTAGGTACAAAATCTTGACCTATGACAGACTGAATATCATGAACTGCAATATAGAAATCGTTGAAATTGTGTagatgtattaaaaaaaaaagaccaTTTGCAGATAGCAATGGACCTTGatgcaattcaaaattttgtaatagCTTCCACTCATCTGATCTTTAATCTTTAACTGCAAGTTCAAAAATTTTATGGGCTACACTATAGAAATGGCTTGGTctggatatattttttaacataaaACCTGCTTGTAATGATGTAATATCaacaaaattggataaaataaacATGTGTTCTAGTGATGGACAGAAAGGCCAAAAAAGTGTTCGGGAATGctgcaaaataatatatatgtttcctATAGAAACATTTAAAACTAAAGGAGAGTTCAGTACTCACCAAGCCAGATCCATGCTTTTATGTCGACTTGGATGAAAGAAAATGCAGGCCAGCCTCGACAAACTGCAACCAAAGCTTAACACATACTTCAAGTCACCAAGAATGCATGCTGTATTTTTTGCCTTAAGTCCAATTTAATTACATGAACATACTTTCAAACGGTAAAAGAGTgtctaataaataaattagaataTATTACCTACATTGGCCGTCCATATGTCTTTGCAAGACATGTGGTAGGTCGTTTTGGATTAGATCATGCCCATACTCCTGCTTTAGTAGACTTAGTAAAGCCACGTAGATGTATCAGAAGAATCATCCACGTAAAACCCTTTTCATTTAGGCCCCTCAGTATTgcccatcatcatcatcatataaTAGGCTCTAAAAACTGGCCACGTCAAGGAATCAATCAAACTCCATTCAATTATACTGTACACAGCAAAGGGTGTTAGTTTTAAGATTTCAATCagtaaaactaaaataaaagtaAGACTCGGAAACAATGATATAATGGAATGTGTTCCTACtctcaaataaaacaattaatgAAAGGCGTTACCCATCTTTCAAATATAAGCCACTCCTAGGACAAAAAATGTACAATCACCaagtttacaaataaaaataagaaagtgCCTATATTTCTCTACCTTTGAGGCAAACTTGCTTATCCAGTTGCAACTGCTTGAAGTTCCGGTTTCCCATCATTTAACACGGCACATTACAAAATTTACACTTTCACCAAATTTGAGTTTAGGAATCCACTTTGCAATATCTGCAATCTCACTGTCTTAAATTAGTCTTGCCAGGTAGTATAGATATAAAGCCAAATGAACGTAAATATAGATATCAACACTTATTGGACAACGAAACCACTTAGCACAATGAAGTACATCTGTTGTAAACATATATACATGGTAAAAGAGGGtgaaaataattaaacaaaatcacAGAGAATATAAATCAAACACCTTGAATGCATTCATCACAATCTAACTTATCAGCCTAACCTATACACAATACAGGAGCGTATATATGGGTACAGATTAACCTACTTGTCGACGGGGGAAGAATACGTGGTGGAGAGGGTGGCTTGTCCGTCGTTGGCCACGCAAAAACGAACACAGCCATAACTGATCCACTGCAACCTGTCTTCCCCGGTGACTAATCTCTGATATCCTGGAGATCGAAAGTGATTTTGGAATAATAAATGGAGGGGAGAGAATGTAACAGCCCGCGTGAGTGTAGGCAGATGGAGCACGGAGCAATTCAGAAAACACATGTGTTCAATTCTTAGCAGGGGACAGGCAGAGGAGATCGAAGCCATGAGAACACCAGAGAAATTCGAAGAGCGGATAAGGAAACAGGTATAAACTATGCCTACTACGAAGCACACATGCCTGAGGAATGATTGGTGAGATGATCCATCATAAAGCTTGAAGATGGTTTTGCAAGATCtggaattcaaaattttgaattcaaCGTGGGAGATAAAAGGTAACGGAAGCAGAAGAAAAAAACCGAAGTGGGCAGATGGGTTAACGGGCTTACGGGTCGGTGGATCAGGCAAAAAATATGGGTAAAATTTGGAGTATTTTTGGGGCCTTCACTAGCATGCATTAAGATTATATAGATAAGATGACACGTTATTTTTTGTATTCGGATAATTTTAAGGATGGTAATACTTTAGATATAATTagcaaagaaaataaagtagaaTATATAGTGTGATATAATTTGGATAATAAAAATCCATACACGCCTAAGATTCAAattagatttaaaattaattttgtacaGGGATAACGTTAGTTATAATACTTCTGCATTTTGTATTACTCATctgtttatttaaataattttagtgATAATGTGATAATGTTGCCTTTTACACGGtttaaagaagaaaagggaaaatagaGGTCCCTAATATTTGAAGTAATTTcgtgaaattattttttaagtattttCTATAATTAGTCATGAGCAGATTTAATGATCAATCATAACATAGTGTCAGTCTGACCAGTTTCAGCAAGTATGATTTAAGCTGCACTTTTTATGTCATATTCAGATTCTATTCTGTTTGAACTTTAAACATTTAGGGGCGTTTGGATTAAGGTTGGAATGAGAAtcgggaatgggaatggggGTTAATGGGAATGGGAATGCTATGATAACCGAGGGACGGGAAGGGTATGATTTAACCACCTAAAAGGATTGGGATTCCCATTCCATAGCACCAAATAACTAATCTAAACACTTATCATGGGATTAAGGTTCCGATTCCtgttaaccgggctcattaaccatgaaccaaacaacCCCTAGACTTTGGAGTAAAAACTTTAACTTGTTTTATAATGCTGACATAGCTAAAAAGCATTATAGCTCATTTGTTAGGATTGCTTAACACTGctgatataaattatatgaattgGCACTCAATAGGTTAAAAAAAAGGAAGCGTTTGTATAGTATAGGACTATAGTCAATAGGTACATATAGTATTTGTAGGAAGTCTGATATGATATTATGGTGCTATTGCAGGTtcactttcaaatttttttattaaccgGATCGGATAGGGCTTCTCTCTTTTTGCAATGGATTTGCAGAAGACTTTTTCTCCAGGCCATTTAGTATAATCTGTTGTttatgttattttgtgaaagaCTATTTTGATTCTCATTTGTAGAAGTTTAAAAAGAATGCACTCTTGTTATTTGGTGCTAGACACTTCAAATTCACTTCTGTATTAATGTTTATCTCTTGATTACGCGCATAAAAATTTgtctcatatattaatttttaatttttaattttatagttgTTGGTTTCGTAATCGAAACCGAGCTGCCTATAATTGAACCGCgatttttaaaccgaaaccgattACGAACCGACGGTTGcgattttcgattttaaaaaccgaagatatTTGAGTGCGGTTCCGATTTTATTCCGAAACCGAGCCAAACCGGACATGCTCGGCctttggagttgctctaacgtAAGTTATGCTGACAAATGACAGATATATCAACCCCATGTGTATGAATTCACCATCCTCGAATATAGGCTTCCCATAACTTTCCATAAAACTCTCCTAGCCACAAAGCCAATGTCTCCTCTTTACTTATTGTGCCTTTGTTCCACATTCAAAACTCACCTGCTTCCTCTCATTCTCTCCGCATCCTTACCGGAAGCCAACTTCCGAGTGAGGAAGTAGGGCAATCTAAAGGCCTAATCATGGCTCTCCCATTACTTTTCCTCCTGATGTTCTCCTCCATCTCCGTCTCGCAATCTCACCGCCACCTTTCCCTCGACCACTACGCGAAAACCTGCCCTGATTTCGACAGAATCATGCAAGAAGTCGTGACACCTAAACAAATCTCGAATCCCACCACGGCCGCAGCCACTCTCCGCGTCTTTTTCCACGATTGCATGGTGGATGGCTGTGACGGATCCATCCTCATTGACCCTGGCACCAGCAATAACACTGAAAGAAGCCAGGAGATCAACCATTCTCTCTCGGGGGATGCTTTCGATGTCGTTGTACGTGCCAAGACCGCGTTAGAGCTGGCCTGCCCTAACGTGGTCTCGTGCTCGGATATTCTAGCCACAGCCACAAGGAACCTCATTAAGCAAGTGGGAGGCCCCTACTACCCAGTCTTGTTAGGAAGAAAAGATAGCTTCGTTTCAATGTCGTCTCACGTCGAGCATGGCCTAACCAGAGCAAACTCTTCGATGGACAAAATAATTGCTATTTTCGCACAAAAAGGCTTTACAGTTCGAGAAATGGTGGCATTGCTTGGTGGAGGCCATACCATTGGTTTTGTTCATTGCAGTGAATTTGCAAGCCGGATATTCAACTTCAGCGCGACCTCTGAGGTCGATCCGAGCTTGAACCCTAACTTCGCTAATCGACTAAGGACATTGTGTGCTAATTACAAGACAAGTCCTGACATGGCTGCATTCATGGATCCAATTTCACCTGGCAAGTTCGATAACAACTTGTACCAGAACTTGATGAGGGGTTTGGATGTGTTGCCATCTGATCATTTGCTGATAACTGACCCGAGAACGAGGGCATTGGTTGCAGAATATGCAAGGGATCAGAACTTGTTCTTCACAGATTTCGCGAGAGCTATGGAGAAGGTGAGCGTGACTGGAGTCAAGACAGGCAGGCGCGGAGAAATCAGAACCAATTGTAACGCCTTCAACACCAAGGCATAAGTAAACGTGTATAGAGGTAGATCTTGCAGGGATGGGAGAATGTATCATTTGGTGATCGGAGGGAAATAATCAGGACAAAAAAGTAATGTTACTAGTATGACTTAATTCAATTGCACCAGCCATCGAAAAATgactaatatatatgatatctgAAAAATAAGATAAGCCAAACGGTTCCATATTGTCGATTAGCTGATCGCCTAACAAAACCAAAATAGGCCTGCATTTAATTCTAACAGGGCTTCCTAACCAAGGTACGATTTTCATATGTTTTGAAACAAGATGATCATTAGATTTGCATCCTAGTGTGTGCTGTTCTAGTCTTTGTAACAAAAAGTCGAGAGTTCGAACCTAGATCACGTTCCCTGCAATCTATGGTATACAGCAATCCTGACATAATTCGGTTGCAAAAGGTAGCCCTGTTTCTTGTAGTGTATATTTCTCCCACTTTTCTGGATCTCCCAAATTCCAGAAACTATAATTGAAGTTGAAAGGCCTCTTACCATAAACTTTTCCAGAGCAAATACGAACAGAAATTACGGAGTGATAATTTCAGGTACATATCATGTGTCAGTGGAGTAGCCGAAGTAACATGACTAGTGAAATAGAGTAGCCTCTTTCTTGAAATGTGCAAGTGCAGTTCCTCTATGCCAGAAACTAATTGCTTATTGTCAGGGACGGAACCAGAAATATTTTTCGGGGGGGCgaaattttactaaaaaaattttaaagacaAGATActgcaaaattatgagttttgggGGGACTAAATACTACAAATTTTGAGTTTTGGGGGACTAAATACtacaaattatgagttttggGGGGACTATATGCTACAAATTATGAGTTTCaatcatataaattgattatatataagggCTTGGGGAAGGTTTTGGGGGGGCCAAGGCCACCCTTCCCTCCGTCCCTGCTTATTGTTGCCTCTACTTCTAACGCTTAAGTGCAACAAGTACCAGAGATATTAAAGTATCACTGTAAGTAATTTTTTCACAACCAACAAGGAAATCTAGTTTTATGGATTAGTCATTAGCGATCTACCTCGACGGGTCACAAAAGCCTAGTTCATACTTCTTCATCAAATCTCTGTGATCTTTTTTGCTTCTTTTTGTTGGGAAAGATAATCCCGCAAAGGAATTTATATCTTCTCAATATAGCCAATTGTGTGAACTATTTGCTGCAAAGGAAAGAGTTTAAATATTGATAATGAACTAAAAAAAGGGCTGGCAAGAGGATACACCTCCAAACGTTCTGGATTCGAATAAGATATCCCCTAAACTCTTTGTAAGCTCTCCCATCTTTGTTCCTGCGCCAATAGGTTAATGCGGCCTGAAATTTACAATGCATAAATACCAAAAGAACCTATCACGTAGCCAGTTCCATTGTCACACAGAGTCTCACCTTCAAACAAGAAAATGCCTTGACAAAACCGTTTTAGGTATATGTGGTCTGAGACTCTGAGGCATAAATCCACTAGCAGAACATATCTTTATACTGTAACAACTTCATTCTCAGGTAGATTATTGATGATATCAACCTGGTACAATAATGTGGACAATTTGAGAGAATCAAAAGCATGCATAAGAATATTATTAAGATATTGTAGATAATGTTACTgaccttaaatttattttcaataaatatatCTAGCGCCTGCTTCCTTGAAACTTTGATTCGCTCAAAAGGTGGCTCATCCTGCGGGCAATAACAAGAAAAAGAGGAATATATCATAACAGAAAAAAAATCATCTTCCTCATAACAGGAAACCTGATCAACACGATGCATATCAAGCTAACACAAATATTCCTCAATCAAATTGAAAACATCCCACCTTAAACATAATATTCGACGAATTATGCAACATACCAACAGTAAACAAAATCTAAAGTTACAACAAACATAACTTTAGAGATGATAAAATGAAGTATACTGCTACAGCTttctttagagcaagtccaatggtgatgTTATAATAGATGTAGCTATTTTCataatttgaaaccaaaaagtgatttttgatgctaaaatagaacttaAGTAAATGTAAAATAGAACCAAACATATCCAAATAAAGCTATATTCTCATTACATAATCTTAAAGtacataactatatttgtcactattactttattaatgtattttgttacttgcatgcttatgtggcaattatagcatcatctatacttggttctatatttagaaccaagtatagcattttgctattttacattcaagtttagcatctcattggagttgagttttgtgcttgggtgctatattatagcaataacaCCTACTTTAACACCTCCATTGGACTTGTTACTAAAAAGATGATTACCATATATTAAAAACTCGACTCAATCTGATCAAAACGATCTCCATTCAAGGTCACGTCTCCAGAATATGCATCATGATAGAAGCCCTTAGCCTGCAAAAAGCACAGATTCATCAAATTAccataaaaataactaaaactcTGCTCAAATTGCTAAATATTATCAGCGACTAATATGGCAAAATATTATAAGTTTATTGATTATACTTTTCAGCTCTTCTCTTTTAGTACATGGCCCAATGCTCAGTTTGCATTTTCTTATACCTGCCCTAAGATGTGAGCACTCAAATGCCAAAAAGTATCTCGGGTCATCTGTCTCTAAAATCAAATAGAATGAGCTCAAAGTTACCTTCAAGTGGCCTAGTAGACATATCCCGAAGTAATCCATTCACTTTAGCAACAAATGAATTCAAAACCAAGTCCTTAAATACCTCCTCTGCAATATTAAAGGGAGTAACCGTCAAGAGGTGGCCTGCCGATTGTGGAGATTGTTTGAAAAAGTTGTGATTAGGGGTTCAACCCGTGAGCGGCATACATTTCTTGGGGCACCTGCCATTACATAAACACTCGATTTACCTAGTGTTGGGTCTAGTAGGGTGGTCCGCACGAGAGTTGCCATCACTACCCCATCGCAAAAAACACCCTAGCAATCAAGTATTGGACTTTCCTTTTCAAGTACGAATAGTTTGTCTTGCCCAGATTTCTCCCCTTAAAATAGTCACTAGTATTCTTGAAGTACaagcaaatttttttttttaaacacaatctttttcttgataaaaaaatatgaaaaaggaTTGGAAGCATTATTGGAATACCTAATTTGAAATcaactaaattaactaattttagCAAGGTTGTATCTAGGCCTGAACAAAGGTCTAAAACGCAGACTAGTACAAACCTCAATTCGTGGACTATGCTCAGGTTTTATTTAATGCCGTAAGGGGACTACCCTTTTATGGACtaattatatgaataaatttatcttctttttataatttatttgactTTTGGATTCATAAAAATTGTAAATGTCTAAAAAATATATCGTCTAATTTACAGTTCACACAGGCctagtaaattttgaaaaaatatgatGGTTTTTCAAATTTCTACTCAGAAAGAAGCTCTAGACTCAATGATTTGGTTGCAGACTGGTTAAAGATTTGGAAGGCAATGCTTCTGCATGAGATCGGTGTGTCAAATCTGAATATGTGTTATCTGTGTTTTGCGCacttgaaagagcttctctctAAGAAAAATGTGGAAATTGATTTGATGATCATGAAAGAATGCAAGATATGATGTTGAATCGGTGACCAAATATGTTTAACTATGAAAGAAGTTCATATCTGAAAAGATTAGTTGATGTGCCAAAAATTCAAGGACACCCAGCTAATATCAAGCCAGCTACATGTTGcagtaaatattttcaaatataatttcaagtttTAGCATTTTTGCAAGATTTTCAATTCTGACAGTATTTAATCAGAACGAGAAAAACAtccaaatattttgaaaaacacTGGTACATCTAAAATGTAATAGgtcattaatataatattacaccATCTACTACTGTGACAACACCCTTAACCACTTAGGTTATCCAATTGTTCTagacgatttttttttttgacgaacaataagattttattgattataaaacataagaacacagtcgggacaaacccccaaacTGACAACTACCACccgattgtgaaacaaaaaccGAGCAAAACAAATATGCActttgttttcagattgcttaacagacagaatataaatattcttgatagagtaataaaaatgattacaaaagtTTCTCGAGTAATCCAGTCGACACCAACCTGCACGCATAAAGATTCTATGTTCCGGAAGTATTCAAAACTTTCCAGATTTGAGaacatatttgaaaaaaaaacttaGTACCAAGAAACATTCGAGATGAGTGAAAACTGAATTCAGAACCTGAACAACAAAGCATAACTTTCGGCACGGGGATTATCCCATCTTGCTCCGaaatttttaacaaatcatTCCAGGACTAAAATGTCGGCAGTTTCACAATgttttaaaggaaaaaaaaaaaacacagaaGCTCCCAGTAAAAGTGGCGGAAAACATGTTAGCTACAGACACACATACAGTTGTAATTGTTCTGCAGTTTCATCTGATGAAGCTGCAGAGACAGCAATCGTCCAATCCCTTTCTTTGAATCCGTGCTCTTGTCCCACTCTGTctctttctttatttttttgatcCTGCTTCCCAATATCACTGTCCCTCTGCACTCTTTCTGTTCTTCAAACAAAAGCTCTTTTCCCTTTTTCATACTCCACTGTTTTTTATGGTGTGTCCCGAACAGACGTTaaatactaaattttatatatttaattccttttaattgattttttactTCGACTCCGTACATATACAAAAATTACACCTATCAAAATGAGTCTATCAAAATGAGTCAGATacataaaatttagtttttagcATGTGACCAAGAACAAATATGAGATTGTGTGGATAGACGCATGTTATAAGGTTCAACCATCCacaaaaaagatatatattcaaatatattgaaGTAtcgattatttataaatttatagtaaGGTTAGTgactaaatatatttcaatatttacTGTTTTCAAGAACAATCAACAATGAACATTGTAGTTTGTGAGGCATATATTAGTGCAGACAAAAGGGTCCGTACTGTATTACTTCCATCGATCTCTTGCACTCAACTCTCAGTCAAACGTTCGGATTAAGTGTTAGAAGTGTTAACTAAAATCTTACAAGTTTAAGTTGCAATTAGAATTTTTAAAGTGCTGTGTACTATGTGCTCAGTGATAAGACTGAAACGAATCCTCTTTTAAGATAGCCCATTATTCTTTTTCTGAGCTGCATTTCACTTCTTTCGATTATTACAAAATGGATTAGCAAGATGTAAAATGTGATGTGCACAATTCATGAGTTCAGTAGCACTGCTATGGAGATATCAAATCTTGTGGTGCTCCCACCCAACCTCTTCTCCTTGTTTACCAACAGTGTCTCTGATGCATGCTCATTTTGTTACGGTGCGGTTCAAACATAGATATAGTCgtacataatatattaaaatgaggGCCGATCCTAGAGATTTAAGTGCGTAGGCGAATTTGAAAATGGTATTACTATTTTTCAAGATTGTAAAGgaaaaattaacataaattcATATTATACAATGACATgatcaaaaatattgttttaagaTTAATAACACAATCAATTCAAATGCATATAGatataaaatgcataaaattatcattatatactatatttgtaaaattttttGGTGTCGCTAAGATAGCGACGCCCTATGCGTTCGTCTTGGTCACCTTACCTAGGAGCCGGTCCTGATTAAGATCGAAAGTTGATAATTCAAATAATCTCTAGTAAACTATCCTCGTAATCATCTATCCAATGTTCGTTAAGTTTTTGAGtttttaaatatgatattcTCATTTCTTCTTTGGTTTCAAGAACCAGAACCAAAATGTATATTTTAGTtacaattttttgatttataaaattgaacAATTCTGGTTCCGGTTACGATTTGATCTAAAATTCGTGTTAAAGAGATCCAGCCACTTGAAACAACCCAAAACATGCTCATAATTTCTTTCCCAAACATGTATATAAACCAAAACGGTACAGTCAAAATGGGCCCTTTTCCATATGTGACAGACTTGGGAACACAAGTGGCCAATGCCCCAACATTATATACTGGACTAGTTAAAACATGGTATAAAGAACACACAAAGTCCTAGTGAGCTTTCTACTGCTTTATGTACACATCTCAAGTGTGTTCACAAGTTAAATAATACACATAATTTCATTTCTTTAAGCTCTACAAAACCACCCTTTTAAATTCCACCAGTCTTTTTGTGCTGCATTTTGTGATTCTTGATGTCTTTGCCTTTACAAGAACATGATTACATAGGCTTATCAGAGGTTTCTCCAAAAGGAAACTCTGATATTAATGAAAGGAGCATAAGTAAAGGTCTTAACTTGAAGGCCACTGAGCTAAGACTTGGCTTACCTGGTTCTGAATCACCTGAGAGAGAAGATGTTAATTTGTATGGACTAAATAGCTTGGTTTCATCTGGAGCTAAAAGGGTGTTCTCTGATACTCTTAATGGTGGATCTGAGGTTGATTTGGTTAAAAATGGGGGATTGTTTTCTCCAAGAAGTGCTGAGAAAGTGGTGGAGAAGAAGCCTCAGAGTTCAGCTGCCAAGTAATTTTCTTGaatctttttttctttcaagTAAAGTTTATAAGCTTATAAATGAGTATATGTGCTTTGTTAATTCTCGAGTGAGTGAGAATCGAACCTAGGACATTTGGAACTTGGAAGTGTTGTCATGGTTATTTACTTCTTTTCGGTGAATTTATGTGCTTATTTGTTAATTCAGCTTCCTGATGAAACTGCTATTTTGGTTACTTTCTTGAACTTCCTAGTGTTCATTTGTTGGAGGTAACTTAGGTAAGACTGCATTGTTGAAGTGGCAACAAAAAGTTAAGAATATTTAGAGAGAAAATTTGGGATACTCGTGTTTTGGTAGTCTTTTTCAGATGTAGCATGTCGCACAAGTATAATTTTGTACTCTATTGCAACGAAGCAAAGATGCAGAGCTTTTTGTTTATGTGGTTTACTGATCTTCGTGGTTATAAATTATCagcttatattaataaaaatcccaAGCGAACTAATGATAGCAATATGTTACCATTGTGGAGAGTAAATCAGGAACAACTCTTAACTTTTGATTGAACAGGGCACAAGTTGTAGGATGGCCTCCAATtcggtcattccgaaagaataCTATGGCCATTAGCCC is a window from the Daucus carota subsp. sativus chromosome 8, DH1 v3.0, whole genome shotgun sequence genome containing:
- the LOC108199073 gene encoding peroxidase 41, with protein sequence MALPLLFLLMFSSISVSQSHRHLSLDHYAKTCPDFDRIMQEVVTPKQISNPTTAAATLRVFFHDCMVDGCDGSILIDPGTSNNTERSQEINHSLSGDAFDVVVRAKTALELACPNVVSCSDILATATRNLIKQVGGPYYPVLLGRKDSFVSMSSHVEHGLTRANSSMDKIIAIFAQKGFTVREMVALLGGGHTIGFVHCSEFASRIFNFSATSEVDPSLNPNFANRLRTLCANYKTSPDMAAFMDPISPGKFDNNLYQNLMRGLDVLPSDHLLITDPRTRALVAEYARDQNLFFTDFARAMEKVSVTGVKTGRRGEIRTNCNAFNTKA